The region TCCACGTTGAGAATCAGCTTGTCCTCCCCGGCGTGGTGCTCGAACGCCTGCCACGGAATGGCGAAAAGCTTGTTGCCCATTCCCAGGAACCCGCCGAAGGAGAGCACCGCGTAGGAGACGCGGCCGTCTTCCGCGTCCAACACCATATCCTGGATCTTGCCGAGACTCTCGTTCTGGCGGTTGACGACCTCTTCGCCGAGCACCTTCGATGCCTGAACCGCGCCCCCGTTGGGCCGGGACGTCGTCCGCCTCGTCGCTTCCCGCATGCTCGCTCCTTTCTCTTTTGCCTCGCCGGCACGCGCGCGTCAAAAAGGATTGGCCGAACGCAAATCAGGATAAGCAGCGGAATCGGCGGGTGCGATAGGGTTTTGACCCCATCCGATTTTCCTGACGCGCTGGAGGAGGGATCGGCCGGGCGGCGGAGGAAGGAGTACTACTTCTTGCCGCGCTTCACTTCCTTGATGCGGACTTCCTGCCGGGAGAGAGCGGACTCGCGGTCCCGCCGGTAGGCTTCCTCGAGCTTCTCGAGCGCCTCGGGATCATGCCCGGCCGCGCGGTGCTCCGAGCGGAAAAGGATTTCCCGCTCTGCCAGCTTGGCCTCCGTTTCGCGGCGAATCTGCGCGATCCGCTCCTTCTGGCGGGGGGAGAGCTTCTCGGGAGCGGTCGATTTCGACCCAGACTTCTTGTCCTTGCTGCTGAGCTTCTCGATCGCCAGCTCGTAAGCCGATTTCAAACGGTCATTCATCGTATCTTCGTATCTTCCGAGGTCAAAGTCGCGCATCGGAGAATCGTGGGAGCGAGGAGAATAAACCCTGGACGCGCCCTTGTCTACCCGGGTTCGCGGTTTCCGGGGGAAAGGCGAGGATCCAAAGGCCTGGTGGAGACGCGCGTCTTGACGGCGAACCCGGGCTCAAGAAGCGCCGGCGCGCCTCACCGCCTTTTGCGGCACCTCCGGAACGAGGCTGGCCCAGGCGCTGACCTTCGGGATGAAGGCGTCGGCGCCGCTGCGCAGCGCCGCCAGCCGGTAGACCGGCTCGGTCTGCTCCGCCATGATGACGATCTGGACGTTCTTTCCGGTTTTCTTGATCATTGCGGTCGCTTCCAGGCCGCTGACCCGCGGCAGCGTCATCTCCATCAGGACAAGGTCGGGCTGAAACTCTCGGGCCAGGGCGACCGCCTCCTCGCCGTCCGCTGCCTCCCACACCTCTTCGACCTCGCCCCCTTGGAGAAGCTGCCGGATAGCATTGCGGAACCCAGGATTCTGATCGGCAATCAGGATGTTCATGCGAGTCCCCCTTTTTCGAAGACGGCATTATGCGCTTGGGGGCGGCGACGGCAGTATGGGGTGTTCACCCCAAACCGCTATCCGGCGGGCCTCTTCCGGGATAGGGATCTCGCCCTGCCTTCAACACCTCACGTAGCCGAGCATCCAGAACACCACGAGGAAGATCAGGATGGTGGACAGGCATCCGCCGCCGAGCTTCCAGGCCGCGACGCCCGCCAGCAAACCGCGAAGAGGACCCTGCATGGACGACCTCCTTCAATGAGAGTTGTCGATCACAGTACTCTGGCTCCCGCGGCCGCGAGCGACAACTCCGAATCTCCCTGCATTCTCGGTAGGGAATCCTCCGCGGTGTTTTCCCTACAGCGAATCACGTAGAGATCTCTCCTCGCAAATCGATGTCCAAAATTCGTCCTTCGATTACAAGAATGGTAGGTTCTTTAGGCAAACGGCTGGCGGGCTGGATCCACTCGCGATGGCCCGATTCCCTCTTTGGATGTTTGGAATGAGTCGCTTAAAGGCGAAGATCTCCCGGCGAAGCGAGGCGAAGGGCGGGGCCATGGTCGGCATGGATCCTGCTGTTGATGTCAAACTTCTTACAACTCTCAATTGAGCGGGCCGTCATTTCCCGCAGGAGGTCCCATGATAGGCAAAACACTCGACACACGGGCCGCCGAAGGACGTTCGGCGTCGATGGCGCGTTTCGGCCTCGCCGCCGCGGCGATCTTCATGGTGCTCGGCTTTGGAACGATGAGCTGCGCGAGAAAGGGGCCGGGGACCGCGAAGACCCCCGATGAGCTGCTCACCCAGCTCAAGGAGGACCGTTCCGAGATCGACAAGACGACCGACACCATGATGAAGCGGATCGACACGTTCAACGCGTCCCGCAAGCCGGGTGAGACGCAGCTGCAGTTCAGCGAGATCTTCAGCCAGGATTTGAGCCCCGAACAGCGTGACGTCCTCAACAATCTCGTGGCGGAGGAGAAGGACGTCTCCTACAAGGCCCTCCTTCAGAAGATCATCGCCGACCGGGACACCATCCGGGGACTCCAGGAAAACGTGATGCGCCTGGAGCAGAACCTCTCGGACAAGTTCGTGGTCGTGAAGCACGGCGACAAGCACCGCGACCTGGCCATGGCCTTCCTGACCCAGGAGAAGCAGGTCGACCCGGAGAAGTCGAAGACTCTTCTCTCCCAGATCGACCTGAGCGATGAGCTGCTGCCGGGCAACAAGGTGTGGTTCTTCTACGATCCGAAGCAGGACGTTTTCCGCACGTACGTGACCCAGGGTGAGGCCGGCCAGACCCCGCTCGCGGTGCGCCGGGCCAAGCAGCGCCAGCTCATCCAAGAGCGGGACACCTTCAAGAGCGAGCGGGACGTCGCGCAGGCGGAAGTCTCGACGCTGCAGGTGACCAAGGCCGACCTCGAGTCGACCAAGTCCCAGCTCGAGACCGACAAATCCCAGCTGGAGACCGCCAAGGCCCAGCTCGAAAGCGAGATGGCGACGCAGCAGAACAGCCTCTTCTACCACGCCGCGGACGTGCGGACGCTGAAGGATCAGGGAGTCCTCAGCTCGGTCCTCCAGCGCGTGGAGAACGTCAAAGGCGTCCAGTACGACGAATCGATCGATCTCCGGGAAGGGTCCACGATCAACCTGGATTCGCAGACCTTCGGCCTGACCGAGATTCGCAAGGTGAAGGTGCTTCCGGCGATCTACCAGGAGGGCAGGGACTTCACGATCGAGACCGATCAGGACCGCCACAGCGCCCGGGTAAAGATTCTCGATCCCGATCTCTTCAAGGGCAAGGAGGTCCTGCTGATCGTCAGCTAGAGCCGTCCCCGCTCGCGGGACGTCTTTCTTCAAGGCGCGCGCCATCGTTTCGTGAGGCGCGCGCCTTGTTTTTTGGCGGGGACGGCTACTTGTTGAGGTTGATGTTCTTCGAGGCGCCGGCCGAGACGGCCCACATCCAGCCGACTCCGACGGCGATGACGCAGCCGATGACAACCCAGGTCGCGCCGATCCTTTGAAGAAGCTTCAGCTTCCAGAGTGCGGCCAGGACGCCCCCCAGGAACAGGAGGTACCCGACGAGATACAGATTGAAGTACTTCATGCGCACCTCCCGGACGGACCCGGCGAACCCGGAATCCAGGTTGCAGATGCTCAGCGCATCAACGACCAGATAAAAACCAGCACTTCGATGAAGATCAGCAGCAGGATCGCCAGCTCGAGCTGCACGGTCCGGCGGTGGTTGAGCAGGTTCATCAGCATCGAGCTCATGTCGGTGAAGTAGACGACTTTCTCCTTGATGGCGGAGAGCCGCTCCTCCAGATCGAAGAAATCGTAGAGCTGGCTGTCGAGGCGCTCCAGCATCTCGCTTTCCCACGTCTCTGGCGGCTTGTCGAAGAGCGTGAGGTTGGCCAGTACGGACGAGCGGACCTGAAGGGCGAAACCGATGGCGCGCAGGACCTCTTTCACCGGAAGGCGCAGCCGGCCGCTGGCGTGGAGGCAATTCACCACGGGCTCGAAGCGGCGAAGCGCCGCGGCCACCACCTGCTCGATGTGATCCAGGGCCACCGACTGGGCGACGGTGAGCGAGATGATGGTCATGCGGTCCAGAGTCAGCTCTTTGAGCCGCACCTCGTTGAAGGTGACCGCGCTCTCGCCCGCCCCGACCAGCACTTCGATCTCCTCCTCCATCTTCGTGTCGGGCGAGTCTCCCATGACCAATCCGACGTCGGCGAGGAAGTCTCTCTGAGTGCGGTCGGTGCACTTCCAGAACACGACCGAGCCGAATTTCGTCAGGACGGCATAGCTGCCGCGCACCGGCTCGGTCACCAGCGGATCGGCGGCCAGCACCGGGTAATGGGGATGGCGCGCCCGGAAGCTCTTGAGGTCGACCTGCCCTTCGAGGTAGACGGCCCGCACGCGGACGCGTTCCGCCGCCTCGGGCCGGAAGGGAAGCGTGACGTTCGGGACGATCGACATGGGTCGCGGCGCCTCCCGGGTCGCGGAGCGGCGAAGCCGGAGCCAAGGAACTTGGTTGACCTGTCGATCCTCGTGATTATCGATCGCGATGTCAACAGCCGGCGCCGGCGCGTGCGATCCGGCCCCAAACGGTCCCCTCCGGAAGCGCGGCGCCCCCGAAGCGACTCCCTCCTTACGGTATACTGACGGGACTCTGGGAGTGTCTCCATGAAGCGTCGCTGGAACGTCTCCGCCTGGGCGGGATTCGGGACGGTCCTGGTCGCCTTCCTGACCTACGTCCCGGTCTTCACGCGCTTTCCGATCACGCGCGACTTCCCCTGGGCCAATCTGCTCCTCTTTGGCGCGGGTCTGGCGATCCTGGCCCGCGGGCTGGGCCGCGCCTATCGCGAGCCGCAGCTCTATCGCGGCAGGGTTTTCGCGCCGGTCTTGATGGGTCTGGGGGTTCTCATCCTCGTCTTCTTCTGCTACGGCGTCCTCGTCGCGTCGCGGCAGCTCCCCGTCTCGTCCGGCGCGCCGCACGTCGGCTCGCCGGCGCCTGATTTCACCCTGCCCGATCAGGACGGCCGGAGCGTCTCCCTCTCAGCGCTGCTCGGCCACGAGGGTGGAGAATCGCTCCAAGGAGCCCTCCTCATCTTCTATCGCGGCTATTGGTGACCCTTGTGCAACTCCGAGTTGCGGAGTTTCGAGGAACGCCTCGGGGACTTCGATCGGCGGCGGGTCCGCCTGCTCGCCATCAGTGTCGATCCGCCGGAGGTCAATCGCCGACACCGCCAGGAGCTGGGATTCAGCTTCACCTTCTTGTCCGACCCGAACGCGGAGGCGATCCGGCGTTACGATCTCCTTCATGCGGGGGGCGGACCGGATGGAAAGGACATCTCCCGGCCCGCCGAGTTCCTGGTCGACTCGAGCGGGACGATCCGTTGGGTCAATCTCACCAGGTCGATCACCGTGCGGGCGCGCCCTGAAGAAGTCCTGAGCGCGATCGACCGCCTTCCCCCGGGCAGATGATCGGGGCCACCGCCATGAAACGGCGCCAGACGTTCCCCAGGAGGCTGTCGGTGAAAAAAAAGGTGAAAAAAAAGAAGCTCGGCGGCGGCAAGCCGCTCCCCGGTCAGATGCTCGACCTCGTCACCGGCTACTGGGTCTCCCAGCTCGTCTACGTGGCGGCCAAGCTGGAGCTTGCCGACCGCCTCGCGAAAGGCCCCAAGACCGCCGCCGATCTGGCGGCGGAGACCGGCGCGAACCCGATCGCCCTGCACCGTATCCTGCGGGCTCTCGCCGGCGTGGGGGTCTTCAAGGAGACCGCCGGCGGCCGCTTCAAGCTGACGCCGCTCGCCGGCACGCTGAGGACCGGCGTCCCCGGCTCGATGCGCGATTTCGCGGTGATGATGGTCGAAGACTACAACTGGGAGGCCTGGCAGGACATCCTCGAAAGCGTTCGCAACGGCGAGGCGGCCTTCCCGAGGGTCCACGGGATGAAGATCTTCGAGTACTACGAGAAGCACCCCGAGAAGGGAGGCGATTTCGCCCGCGCGATGTCGAGCCTCTCGGGCACTGAGAACCCGGCCATCGCGGCGGCCTACGACTTCTCGGCGCTGCGCACTCTGGTCGACGTCGGGGGCTCCCAGGGCCACCTCCTCGCGGAAATCCTGCGCCGCAACCGCCGCCTGAGGGGAGTTCTCTTCGACCTGCCGCACGCCGTCGAGCGCGCCAAGGCGGCGCCGTATCTCAACGCGAAAGGGCTCCACGGCCGCATCGAGTTCGTGGCGGGAGATTTCTTCCGGGGAGTGCCCGAAGGGGCCGACGCGTACATCATGAAGTACATCCTGCACGACTGGGACGACTCCCTCTGCACGAAGATCCTGAAGAGCTGCCGGGAAGCGCTGGCTCCGGGCGGCCGGGTGCTGGTCGTGGACACGGTGGTGCCGCGCGGCAACGCCCCCCACTGGGGAAAGCTCCTGGACGTCAACATGCTGGCCATGACGGGAGGGCGCGAGCGCACCGCCTCCGAATTCCAGGATCTCCTCGCCGGGGCCGGCTTCCGGTTGAAGAGGATCGTTCCAACCGCCTGCCCGCTGAGCATCGTCGAGGGCCGGGCCGCCTGACGGCCCTGCCTGACTCCGGGGTTTTTCCGTGCCGACCGAATTGATCTACCGTTTCGGCCCCTTCGAGTTCAACCCGCAAAGCGGCGAGCTTCATCGCGACGGGGTGCGGATGAGCCTCGAGCCGCAGCCCGCCAGGGTTCTGGCGTTTCTGCTATCGAAGCCGGGGCAGGTCGTCTCCCGGGAGGAGCTGCAGCGGCACGTCTGGGGCTCCGGCACGTTCGTCGATTTCGAGCGCGGGTTGGCCTACTGCATCGCCCAGGTCCGGTCGGCGCTCGGGGATTCGGCCAATTCCGCGACGTACATTCGGACCCTGCCCCGCCGCGGCTTCCAGTTTCTGGCTCCGGTCCGCGCCGATCCGCCCGGAGAGCCTCGGCCGGACCCGCCAGAGCCCCAAGACTCCGGGTCGCGCCGGGTCTTGCCCCATGCCCTGGCCGCGCTGCTGCTTCTCGCAGGGGGGGCCGCGCTGGCCGCCGGCCTGTGGCGGGGCGGCGCTCTCGGCCACCTCTTCGCCCGGCCGACGATTCGGCTGGCGGTCGCGGCCTTCGACAACGAAACGGGGAACCCCGCGCTGGATTCCGCCTCCCGCAGCCTCTCCGACGCGGTGGTCGCCCGCCTGGCGGAGCTGAGCCCCGGGCGTCTGGGAGTCATCGGGAATGCCGCCATCCTGCAGCGCTTGCGGACCTTCCGGGACGTGAAGGAAATCGGCCGCGACCTCCACGCCGACTACGTCGTTCTGGGCCAGCTCCAGCATCGGGAAGAGAAAACCCGCGTCATCGTCCATTTGATCCGCTCCGAGGACGAGACCCATCTGTGGGCCCGCCGATTCGATCGAACCGGAGCCGACTGGCTCGTGCTTCAATCCGAGATCGCGGAGGCGGTTGCCGGCGCGGTCCGCAATTCTCTGCTGCGACCTCCCTCCCCTGCGGCTCTGCCGCTCGACTCCTAGCTGCTAAGCCCGAGCTCATCCCGCCGCGTCCCTCGGATCGCCTTCATCCTTTCCTCATGCCGTCCTGCAGGGTGATTCCCGCGCGGGTCGCGTAATCTCCGATCTCTTGTTCACTTTGGGAGGCCACCATGAGCCGCATGGATCGTCGTTCTCTCCTCAAGTCGAGCGCGCTGCTGCTGTACCCGGTGCTGAATGCCACGATTCCCGCGGCCGCTGCGGGGCCGGCGCCGCCTGCGGGGCAGCCCAAGGACGGCGGCGTGCACGAGCTCTACCCGACGCAGGATCCCGAGTTGGTCCGGGAAATGGTCGGCGTCTCGCATTTCAGCCTGGAGAAGGTCACCGCGTTGGTCGAAAGCCGCCCGACACTCGCCCGGGCTTCCTGGGACTGGGGCTTCGGCGACTGGGAAACGGCCTTGGGGGCGGCATCACACATGGGGCAGCGGGAAATCGCCCGTTTTCTGATTTCGCGCGGAGCGCCGCCGACGATTTTTTCGGCCGCCATGCTGGGCCAACTCGAGGTGGTCCAATCGATCGTCGGGGCTCTCCCGGGGATCGAGCGCGTCAAGGGACCCCACGGCATTCCGCTGGTCGATCACGCGACCGCGGGCGGCGCGGCGTCGGTGGCCGCATTTCTCAAGACTCTCGATACCGCGGGAAGCGAAAGGCCTCTCGAGCCCCTTGCGGAGCGGGAGGCGAAGATGCTGTGCGGCGATTACGTCTTCGGAAAGGGGCCGCGGGATCGCTTCGAAGTCACCTTCGCCGACGCCCGGCTCGGGATCGCCCGGACGGGCGGAACGCGGCGGTTCCTCTTTCATCGCGGCGGCTTCGATTTCTATCCCGCGGGGGCGGAGTCGGTCCACATCCGCTTCACCGTTCGCGACGGCCGGGCCACCACGCTGACGGTGGACGATTCCGGATCGCTCCGGGCAGTCCGGTCCTGAGCGCCGTCGGGGAAACGGCCAACGGCGGCTCCGGGGCGCGCTACAGCCCTGGGGGAGCGGCGGCGAGCCGAGCGGGGCCTTGAGGTTTCGGGAGGGCTACCGCGGGGGGTTCCTTTTCGCCCGGGCCACGAGGACGTCGAAGGCGGGATCGCCGCGCAGGACCGCGAGGTCGGAGTCGCGCATCATCACGTCCCAATGCGAATATCCGTGCGACACCGCCTCGTCGAGCCGGCGGAGGGCCTGGGCGCGATCTCCCTGCAGGGCGGCGAGACAAGCGAGGTTGTAGTAGACCTTGGTCGTGTCGGGATGGTCCGGCCCTACGGTGCGCAGGTCCCCCTCGAGCGCCTTCCGATACATCGACTCCGCTTCGGCGTATCGTCCCTGCATGAGGTAGATGTTGCCCAGGTTGTTGTAGCTGGAGAGCGTCTCGTGGTTCTGGTCACCCAGGATGCGGCGGCGCTTCTCGAGAATTTGCAGGTCGATGGCCTCGGCCTCCGCGTACCGTCCCTGGCTGTCGTACAGGTTCGCGAGCTGGTTCATCACCTCCAGAGCCATGGGGTGATCCTCACCCAGTACGCGTCTTTCCCGCTCCAGCGTGTCACGGAACAGTTTCTCGGCCTCCTCGTACCGCCCCTGCGCTCTGATTGCAATTCCCAGGTTCTGCATCGTCGCCATCGTGAAGGGATGATCTTCCCCCAAGATACGCCCGTATCTCTCGAGCACCTCCCGGTAGAGCTTCTCCGCTTCGGGGTATCTCCGCCTCTCGAGTGTGAGGATCGCCAGGTCGTGCAGGGAGCCGATCGCTTCGGGATGATCCTCTCCGAGCGAGGCGCGCCGCGCCTCGAGGACCCGTCGCATGATTTTCTCCGCCTCGTCGAGGCGCCCCTGCTGCATGGTCATCTGGGCCAGACCGCTCATCGAGAATAGCGTGTCCCGGTGGTTCTCCCCATGGAGCGCGCGCCGGATTACGAGGACATGCGCGTAGAGCTTCTCCGCTTCGGAGTAGCGGCTCTGGAGCCCGTACAGGAAGGCCAGATTGTGCATCGAGACGAGCGTCTCGTCGCTTTTCTCGCCCAGGAGCCGTCGGCGGGTCTCGACCGATTTCTCCAGGAGCGGCTCGGCCTTCCTGTAGAGGCCTAGGTTCGTATAGACGTTTCCCATTGTCATCATGAGCTGCGCCTGGACCTCGGGCTCCTTCGAGAGATCCTTCTCGATCTTGTCGACGCCCCGATCCAGGATCTCCCGCGCCGTGACCGAATTCCCGCGCGCCTCGCCCGGATCCGACACCTTGAACAGCCCCGTCAGGAACTCCGAGACCCGCGCGGCCCGGTTGCGCTCCCGGGCGATTCGCCGGGCCTGGACCGCCATCACGACGGCAAAACCGGCGAGGCCGATCAGGACCAGGGCTGCAAAGGTGACTCCGGCGCGGTGCCGCCTGATGAACTTCCCGGCGCGATAACCGGCGCCGGGCGGCCCCGCCAGGATCGGCTCGTCCCGCAAATGGCGGGAGATGTCGGCGGCCATCTCGGAAGGGGATCCGTACCGGCGCCGGCGGTCCTTCTCCAGCGCCTTCATGGTGATCCAGTCGAGATCCCCCCGCAGCTGGCTCGCCAGCTTCCCGGGCTCCGTTCGTCGGCTCTTCGCCGCCTCCGTCGAGGCTTCGCCCATCGAGCTGATCCGGGTGCTGGGCCGGGGGGGATCCACTTCCCGGATCCTCCGGAGTATCTCGTCGAAGCCCGCCTGCCGCAGGTCTTGCGGATCGAACGGGAGTGCGCCGACCAGGAGCCGGTAGAGAAGCACCCCGAGCGCGTAGACGTCGGTTCTCGTATCGGTGTCGGGCCCCCCGAGATCCGCCTGCTCGGGGCTCATGTACTCCGGCGTTCCGATCAGGACGCCCCGCTCGGTGAACATGGTCCGCTCGGTCAGCCTTTCTCCCGTCGCCTTCGCCACTCCAAAGTCGATGATCTTCGGGATGGGTTTGCCGTCCTGGATCGCGACCAGGACATTCGAGGGCTTGAGATCGCGGTGGATGACCCCTTTCTGGTGGGCGTGCTGCACTCCCTCGCACACCCGCATGAACAGCTCCAGCCGGTCGCGCGTCGAGAGGCGCTCGCGGTCGCAGTAGGCGGTGATGCGCTCCCCCTCGACGTACTCCATCACGAAATAAGGGGCGCCGCGCGGCGTCTCGCCGGCCTCGAAGACGCGGGCGATGGCGGGATGGTCCATCCGCGCCAGCGCCTGCCGCTCCGCTTCGAAGC is a window of Candidatus Polarisedimenticolia bacterium DNA encoding:
- a CDS encoding PRC-barrel domain-containing protein, which gives rise to MREATRRTTSRPNGGAVQASKVLGEEVVNRQNESLGKIQDMVLDAEDGRVSYAVLSFGGFLGMGNKLFAIPWQAFEHHAGEDKLILNVDKEKLQNAPGFEKEGRWPDFADRTWGESIYSYYGYDTYWVP
- a CDS encoding response regulator transcription factor — its product is MNILIADQNPGFRNAIRQLLQGGEVEEVWEAADGEEAVALAREFQPDLVLMEMTLPRVSGLEATAMIKKTGKNVQIVIMAEQTEPVYRLAALRSGADAFIPKVSAWASLVPEVPQKAVRRAGAS
- a CDS encoding RMD1 family protein; the protein is MSIVPNVTLPFRPEAAERVRVRAVYLEGQVDLKSFRARHPHYPVLAADPLVTEPVRGSYAVLTKFGSVVFWKCTDRTQRDFLADVGLVMGDSPDTKMEEEIEVLVGAGESAVTFNEVRLKELTLDRMTIISLTVAQSVALDHIEQVVAAALRRFEPVVNCLHASGRLRLPVKEVLRAIGFALQVRSSVLANLTLFDKPPETWESEMLERLDSQLYDFFDLEERLSAIKEKVVYFTDMSSMLMNLLNHRRTVQLELAILLLIFIEVLVFIWSLMR
- a CDS encoding redoxin domain-containing protein; protein product: MCNSELRSFEERLGDFDRRRVRLLAISVDPPEVNRRHRQELGFSFTFLSDPNAEAIRRYDLLHAGGGPDGKDISRPAEFLVDSSGTIRWVNLTRSITVRARPEEVLSAIDRLPPGR
- a CDS encoding methyltransferase translates to MKKKVKKKKLGGGKPLPGQMLDLVTGYWVSQLVYVAAKLELADRLAKGPKTAADLAAETGANPIALHRILRALAGVGVFKETAGGRFKLTPLAGTLRTGVPGSMRDFAVMMVEDYNWEAWQDILESVRNGEAAFPRVHGMKIFEYYEKHPEKGGDFARAMSSLSGTENPAIAAAYDFSALRTLVDVGGSQGHLLAEILRRNRRLRGVLFDLPHAVERAKAAPYLNAKGLHGRIEFVAGDFFRGVPEGADAYIMKYILHDWDDSLCTKILKSCREALAPGGRVLVVDTVVPRGNAPHWGKLLDVNMLAMTGGRERTASEFQDLLAGAGFRLKRIVPTACPLSIVEGRAA
- a CDS encoding winged helix-turn-helix domain-containing protein, with translation MPTELIYRFGPFEFNPQSGELHRDGVRMSLEPQPARVLAFLLSKPGQVVSREELQRHVWGSGTFVDFERGLAYCIAQVRSALGDSANSATYIRTLPRRGFQFLAPVRADPPGEPRPDPPEPQDSGSRRVLPHALAALLLLAGGAALAAGLWRGGALGHLFARPTIRLAVAAFDNETGNPALDSASRSLSDAVVARLAELSPGRLGVIGNAAILQRLRTFRDVKEIGRDLHADYVVLGQLQHREEKTRVIVHLIRSEDETHLWARRFDRTGADWLVLQSEIAEAVAGAVRNSLLRPPSPAALPLDS
- a CDS encoding tetratricopeptide repeat protein codes for the protein MAEETPERWRRIFSIFEEALELPPGKRAEYLDAACGEDADLKTRVSQLLESSSKPSGILDEPLLSPAAPFLDSPPQPTSSLDSSSESASPGPPGSGLQPGGSLGPYRLLRKIGEGGMGEVWLAGQTAPLRRQVALKLIKAGMDTRQVVARFEAERQALARMDHPAIARVFEAGETPRGAPYFVMEYVEGERITAYCDRERLSTRDRLELFMRVCEGVQHAHQKGVIHRDLKPSNVLVAIQDGKPIPKIIDFGVAKATGERLTERTMFTERGVLIGTPEYMSPEQADLGGPDTDTRTDVYALGVLLYRLLVGALPFDPQDLRQAGFDEILRRIREVDPPRPSTRISSMGEASTEAAKSRRTEPGKLASQLRGDLDWITMKALEKDRRRRYGSPSEMAADISRHLRDEPILAGPPGAGYRAGKFIRRHRAGVTFAALVLIGLAGFAVVMAVQARRIARERNRAARVSEFLTGLFKVSDPGEARGNSVTAREILDRGVDKIEKDLSKEPEVQAQLMMTMGNVYTNLGLYRKAEPLLEKSVETRRRLLGEKSDETLVSMHNLAFLYGLQSRYSEAEKLYAHVLVIRRALHGENHRDTLFSMSGLAQMTMQQGRLDEAEKIMRRVLEARRASLGEDHPEAIGSLHDLAILTLERRRYPEAEKLYREVLERYGRILGEDHPFTMATMQNLGIAIRAQGRYEEAEKLFRDTLERERRVLGEDHPMALEVMNQLANLYDSQGRYAEAEAIDLQILEKRRRILGDQNHETLSSYNNLGNIYLMQGRYAEAESMYRKALEGDLRTVGPDHPDTTKVYYNLACLAALQGDRAQALRRLDEAVSHGYSHWDVMMRDSDLAVLRGDPAFDVLVARAKRNPPR